The Bactrocera dorsalis isolate Fly_Bdor chromosome 3, ASM2337382v1, whole genome shotgun sequence genomic interval ACCAACTGAataggttgttgttgtagatttaCTGGTATTTATTCTAATATCCTCGAATCcactgaaatatttataaatggaTATGTACTTGATTTTTGCGTGACATATTAGATCATCGCCAAAGTTGATGTCTGAATTTGTGGAGATAACAAATAATGAACCAATAATGTGCTTTTATAAAAAGCAAACCAAGCGAATAGCATGTTACTTCACACAATGAACGAATACttgtatttatatgaatttgtatAAATTCGCGTATTTCATAACATTCGGCCATTCGACAATGCGAAGGGCATTGAACTTTCGCCATTTTGCGATCAGTAATATTATGTATCGAGAAGTACGCTCTTGTCAAGAGCTATACATTATTTGTTCTAAtcgtgtacatatgtagattacTTTAAAATTCCTGTACCAAAAAAGATAACGGAAGTATTGCTGTTAACAGAACCTCAACACTGTTTAAAAAACTTCGCTGCAGAATCACTCTTCATATGAGCGTATTTTTGAAAAGCTAAATAAATGCTAACTCTACAAAACTGGTAATTCTACTCACTTAGTGGATTGTGTCAGCCTCCAGTAACTTCGGTATTATTCAGAAGTCGACGATGAAAATCTAAATTTGCCGTGTCCCACAATCCGACATCAGCTGGCTCTTAAGCCAACATGGAGTACTTGTTTTTTAACTCTTTGCCACGTGCATCTGATTTTACCACAACCATACTCAGGGTATTATACGCTGTAtggctatgtacatacatacatatgtacatattctgcGACTCGTAGTTCTTGGTGCTCCGCATATATTATTGCATTGCGTATTTGGCTAATTGTGGTGACTGTGAATGCAGGAAAACAGCGCCATACACCTTCAAATCTTGCCACATATTGTCGGTAATTTACAAGGCGTCTCAATTAGAGGCTTTGTGGGGCACGTTAGGCGGCCGTAGGCGCAATGTCCGCCCCGCGATCATCTTGCGGCCCGTACTTGCCGAACACAAGAGCGATTGCAATAAATCGCTTTGGACAGGCGAATAAGATCAGCGGTAGTGGTAATTTAGCCGCCAATGTCCAATGCGGAGTGTAAGCTGAGGTGTAGCGGCTTTCTGAAAACTTTGGCGCGTGCGCCTAACTTGCTTCTCCTGTACAGCTCCCATCAGCAAAGAAGATGATGGAGACCCGTAATAGTTGTTTGTGGCGGGTGTTGCTGATAAGCAAGCTAACTGGCTGCTGATTACGTTGGCGTTAGTCGGCTAAGCATACAATGTGAAGTATGAATATGTATTGCTAATGttatctttattttcaatatttttactgaTCGTAAATTGCCTTTGGATGTGATCGGCGCTGACGTAACAGTAATTTTGATCGCATTTTTTAGTGTTGTTAATATTGATACTTTTCCTTTGGCAATAAAAACCTCAAACACCCGTTCACGCCACATTAAGGTAAACTATTAATTcatacacataattttatttgccCAATTTCCACATCAAACTGGAACatcatttgtaatttttattataatgttGCAATGCAGTTGCAAACACATTGTTGTGATATTACCCATTGGTTTTAGCTCAGTTTGAATTTGGTACACTTTAGGCTCTAAGTATATTgccaatataaatacatataaggaATCATGAAGATTTAATGTTTTATGCTCGTTTAGGATTGCCTACAGAGGGGACACTTAAAGCCGAGCCGAGTGGTTTTTTCCCATTTAAACAACTCGGGAATTTACACTATAAGTACACCCTAAGCGTCATACTTGATTTCTTTCCTCTTTGAATTCATCAAAGGACGGTTTTACTACATATTCCACTTTTCAGAAAATGTATTCAGTGCTTTAACTGTTCTTCTTCCTGAAACTGATTCATAAAATAAAGTTACACCTCAATGAATTTGCCTGACTCAACTTCAATATTGTGATGGGTATTTCGCTGACCCAttgtatttcaaatatttcccCATTTTCATAGCTTTTAAAGATTTTCCCTAACCGTCATTAAAGTTTTGCTGTGCCAAACAGAGCAATTACTTCCGAGTACAAAACAATCATACTTTTTTACTTTAACACTATTCAATTGCTGTTTTTTCAATTCGTCTAATACACGAGCACttaaaattcttcttcttcatatTTATTATAGTCTATAATTCTGTAATAGTAGCCTTGCGAATATTTCCTTGAAAATAGATGCGTTTACTTTTTCTTTCGCTTAAATAGTGAAACGCAATAACCATGGaagtaaatacacatacaccacatatgcatacatacatacatgtatgtataactaGGTCCATTTGTAACGATGTTTTGAGCGCTAGTCAGCGAAATAATAATAGTTACTATTGGCATGAAAAGAATACCAACAAATGGGAGGAGCTTTCAAAAGCTGAATCCTCTCCCTacatttgtaaattatattttttacagttgTTATAAGTATATAATCATTCCtatcaaacataaaaaattttaggaaACGAGATGTGATGAAAGAGATTGGTGTAAAAGGCGTTTTACTCTCGATTATGTAGATATAGGACCTGCACCTATCTATAAAGATACATACATGCAGTTCCtgttgcatatgtatataagttcaCTGACTAGTTCGGCTGCATAGTGGCCACATGCCATCCTCATTACGAATTCAGTGCTGAAACTGCAGGTGTACAATCACTAATTGACATGTTACGTTCGGCATGTGGCATGCGGCACGCGGCATGCAGCgaaatatttatgctaatttatGGTCGTTACCTCGGTAAATTACGCATGGCAAATGTAAGCGAAATGATTCCATTAGAATGCGGTATAAAAGGCGAGTAAACAACCAGGATGAACCTGTTGGGtagagtacatacatatatgcgtatacGTGTGGTGACGGATATTCGCTCGTCTACCTAGCTGTAATATTTGGACCGATTAGCAAATCGCCACCGCCAACTGGCCACCGCAAAGTGTTTTATTAACTGCTGATAACAGCCGCAAGCGCATTCACGATGATCTCGCTCTCAAGCAAAGCAACCATCAGCAACACCATTGCCAGTCATAATTCTTATCTGACCAACCACAGCTATACTCATTTAAAACATACCGCAAGCAAGTTGCAGACCATTTTGGCGCCGTACCGCGTGTTGAAGGAGATGTTACGATGTGGTGAAGCGGTTCAGCCTCCCCAtacttgtttgttttattttcgatCTTATATACGGTAAGAACTGGAAGTGGAAGAGCTTGCAGGCAATGGCAGCTGTCTAATTGTTTCTATTCCTTCGCATTATTTTTACAGTTTACTTGGACTTTGGCCGGCGAAGCGCGCTGCGGAGAACCAACTGTACTATTTCTATAATCTACTGATTATGGTGCTTTTTAGCTTCTTTATGGCAACAATCATTTGCGATCTATATGAGGCTAGCAGTGACTTTGTTTTGTTGGGAGAGGATTTGGTGGTGGTTTTGGGTGTAAGTATACTAGTTCAAGCTACGAATCGCTCTTCgtaagcaaaacaaattttataatgcaTAATATACACAATAAATTCATATTACCGCTAAGATCATTTTAGATAGTGACATTATATACACCAGTGAACTTTTGGCAATGAAAACTTATCCAAAAGTATTGCAGACCTACGAGAAACGTGGCAACAATGGTTGTTTACAGATAGGGCGACTTTTGCAGTGTTTAAAGAGTCGGAAGTTTTTCCGTAGTATGGTCTAGGGTATTATTGTTTAGGTGAATACTGATACCAAAAGTACTAGAAGCTGGTAAGCCCGTGATTTACGCACGTAATTCGGATCATTATTCCATCTCAGGCATTATTATTTGATAAAACTTTCCACTGTCTATGAGACCAACTcgttaatttcttttatgttttcagctttatttgatatttttcaaaatgatacTCTTCCGCATGGGAAATGTTGACACCGATATTATAATTAATGAATTCGATGCCCTTCATATTAAACATGCTAGGGGTTTAAGTGGGGGTCCTCGAAACCGACGCATCCTTCAATGGCAAAGAAGCTTCTTTTTCGGTGAAATGTGTTTCTTCTCTGGTTTTTACATCCTCAGCCTATTGCTTTTTGCAGCTATGAGCCTACAACCGCTGCTCTCACAACAAACACTTCCCTTTCGATGTAAATTTCCTTTTGGATTAAATGATCCGGATGAACATCCAATAGCTTTTGTCTGCGTTtacttttttcaatgtttttgtaCACTATACATGTTGGTGGCCATTGTAGTGATGGATTCGCTAGGTGGCAACTCCTTTAATCAGACAACA includes:
- the LOC105230726 gene encoding odorant receptor 47b codes for the protein MISLSSKATISNTIASHNSYLTNHSYTHLKHTASKLQTILAPYRVLKEMLRCGEAVQPPHTCLFYFRSYIRLLGLWPAKRAAENQLYYFYNLLIMVLFSFFMATIICDLYEASSDFVLLGEDLVVVLGLYLIFFKMILFRMGNVDTDIIINEFDALHIKHARGLSGGPRNRRILQWQRSFFFGEMCFFSGFYILSLLLFAAMSLQPLLSQQTLPFRCKFPFGLNDPDEHPIAFVCVYFFQCFCTLYMLVAIVVMDSLGGNSFNQTTLNLRILCENIRHLGIVAAGASSSTSEAVAWRELREAVEFHQKIIGLMNRINQTFYWNYVSQMGASTFMICLTAFEALLAQDKPMVAMKFQTYMFSAFMQLLYWCWMGNRTYYDSMEVATAAYEIRAWYEHSPLLQRQLMFIIKRAQKPLEFRAKPLFGFTFASFTSILSTSYSYFALLRTMSD